Below is a genomic region from Brassica oleracea var. oleracea cultivar TO1000 chromosome C9, BOL, whole genome shotgun sequence.
AATGATCGTTCTTGGGATTGGTTTTTCAGACAACTAAAGGTTATTGTTCCGGACGAGCGTGCTCTTGCGTTTGTGTCGGACAGAAATAACACACTTTGTAAGGGGCTTGAGAATGTGTATCCTCTTTCTCAACATGGAATTTGGATTCACCATATGTTAAATAATGTGGTCACACATTACAGAGGAAAAGGAGTGGTTGGATTGATTGCAAAAGCTTCTAAAGCTTATAGAATTGTTGATTTTCAGAAGCGATTCGAAGCTGTGTGCAATATTAGTCCAGCTATTGGAAAATATTTAACAGATGCAGATGTTACAAAGTGGGCTCGCTGTCAGTTTCAAGGATACATGTACGACATCAGGACAACAAACCCGGCTGAGTCAATAAACTCTGCTACGCGCTCACCAAGAGAGTATCCAGTCATTCCTTTGTTGGATAGCATCAGAGAAATGCTTACCCGTTGGTTCTTCGAACGACGCACACGAAGCAGGAAGCACACAAAACCATTAACTATTGCCATCGAGAAAAAGATAGATAGACGGATTAACAAGGGTAAAACGTTTCTTGTCCAGCCAGTTAACGAGCATCGTTTTTTGGTTCGCGGAGATATAATCAACTGCCTGGTTGATTTGGACAGAAGAACCTGCTCTTGTGGGAAATACGACCTACTGAAAATCCCATGTAGACACGCAATCAAGGCTGGTTTAACAGTTGGCCGAGCCCCATCCTCACTAACGGATTTCATGTACACGACTTCCAATTGGAGAACAACTTATGAAGAAACTATCAATCCAATAGGTGTTCCTGAGGATAGTTGGGTGGTTCCATATACTGTTCGGAATGCCAGTGTGCTAGCTCCTGAATCAAGAAGAGGAGCAAGAAGGAGAAGAAAATGCAGGTATGAGACTGTTGAAGACAAGCTCCATTCATCGCAAGGAGCTCAAAAAAAAAAATGAAGGCGCAGGTGCAGTCGATGTCGCGAAGAGAATCATAACAGGGCTACGTGTGACAGAGCTATTTAGGCATGTCTTTGTTTTGGATTTTCTTGTTTTTCATTATGGTGTTGGTCACTTGATTTGCTTGGCTTTCTTGCTTCTGGATTTTCTTGTTCTTGGTTATGGTTTACTTAATTTTATGCAATCATTCCTTCGTTTTCTATATATTTGACAATAAGTTGTAAACTGAAGCTGATCAATAGGTTTCTCTGCAACTTTTACTCTTTAAAAAACATGAAATAGATTGTGAACTGAAGCTGCTTATAAAGCTAACGACTGTAAACAAGAATCCATGGAGTGTATATTAGTCAAAATAATGAAAAACAATACTGCAAACTTAAGAGATTCTGAGGAAAATCAAACTCAGACAACAAGCAACCGACCACTAGAACATGCTCATACACTAAGAGAAGTCCATATTCCTACGATTGCTCCTGCAACTACCATAGCCACAATTTCTATCTTTAGCTTATGTTTCATCTCATGTGCAACTCTAGCAATCTCCAAGTCTACCTTCTCTTTAAGCTTTTCGGACATCTGATGTTCAACTCTAACCATCTCGGACTTCACCTTTTCCATAACCTTTCTTCAAACTTCGTAATCCCTTGAGCAACCCTCTCATGTTTCGCATCCACCATCCGAATCTCCTCAATCAAAGCTTCATCAATCCATTTAAATAGATGATTCTCAGTTTTTCTCTAGCGCAAAAGAAACAAAAATCAGTCAGTATTGTATTGTGAACTATAAATCTAAGTGATATAGTATGGTTTAATCTGCAACACGAAATCAAAACAGGGACTTACATCTCTTGCGATTTCTCATCGGTAGAATCTTCGATACCTATTCTCCGTGGTCGATGAACCAAACGTGGTTATGCCCTCGCCACACCAACATCATGTAGGTACACCATGAGTAGAGATTCGAGGAAAACGAGGAGAAGATGTTGAAGAACTGGTCATTGCGATTTCGTTGCTAGATTCGCAGATAAAGAACCCTAATCCCCT
It encodes:
- the LOC106314881 gene encoding uncharacterized protein LOC106314881; translation: MEHGCEISKSLVWDAREYAISLVRGIPEQSFGKFPKYLHMLKEANQGTHTFYETDVDGKFRFLFVSFWQSVRGFHTSMRKVLVVDGTFLKSKYKGVLLVATALDGNSNLYPIAFAVVDSENDRSWDWFFRQLKVIVPDERALAFVSDRNNTLCKGLENVYPLSQHGIWIHHMLNNVVTHYRGKGVVGLIAKASKAYRIVDFQKRFEAVCNISPAIGKYLTDADVTKWARCQFQGYMYDIRTTNPAESINSATRSPREYPVIPLLDSIREMLTRWFFERRTRSRKHTKPLTIAIEKKIDRRINKGKTFLVQPVNEHRFLVRGDIINCLVDLDRRTCSCGKYDLLKIPCRHAIKAGLTVGRAPSSLTDFMYTTSNWRTTYEETINPIGVPEDSWVVPYTVRNASVLAPESRRGARRRRKCRYETVEDKLHSSQGAQKKK